AGACCCAGGACTGGGGTAGCCTGTTCTCacgaacaggagccaggaagagcTGCAGGCTTTTCATGTGTAGTATCCCTTGGGATCCAATCCCGGACCTCCTAGTTAGAGACAAAATGGGGCAGATGTCCAACCTCTCAGCTGTCCCCTCTGAGCTTTGGAGTACCAAGTCCCAGCAGTGTCAGGAACATCTTTGTTTTGGAGTAATCAGGTCTGGGAATCCCGAGAGCATGTCTCTTAGTGGCCCCTCTCCAGGCAAGGGAGTGGGAaggctccctctcccaccctaaTCTGTGTGCAGTCCCCACATTCTAATCAGATTTTAAAACTCTTGAGGAAAAGTCATCATCTcccagaaaaatatataataagaaaTGAGTGGAACAGAGTTGACGCAGGGTGGACACCACAAACATGCTTTTCAATTTCTGCAGTTCTGTCATGTAGAATAGGTGAGCAGATGTGTTACGAGTGATTCTGGAGGGTAGAGATGTGACATATGCAAAATCTGCTGAAGTAGTAGTTTTCAATGCAACATGACCTTAAAGTTTTAAAACTGTGAAATACACAACAGTAACGCATAGTAAGTTTTCTTGTGATTTATTTGCCTGTGTGTAAGTCATgtattatttatactttttttgttttttttttcatgaatggaATCATTTGATTCCTGCAGTCAATATGgtattttgaaactcagagtgaTACTTGTAGCTATAGGTCATTccttttaactgctgtgtagtaaaTGTTCACATTGTCCTATTCGCTATCATAGTTTAAGGCCTTCCATTTGGAACTCAGAGTTCCCAACTTTGGAAGATGATGCTGAGTATATATTATCTATGATGTGACACAACCAGTAGGTACTGGGGTTGCACATTGTAATAAACACAGTGATGTGTTTACCAGTGTGtgaaaatgtcctaaacagcactctgacctcagaatcagcccctaaggcatttggatttggctgaaaatcccatgagagcatttcaggcatggaaagccaaaacatagTGGCAAAAACTGTTTGCATATGGCTCTGTCTGGAGTTTGTAGACtcaaaggctcccatagccttggcagcttatgtcaagagccttgggtgggagccagtgccatggctcacttggttaaacctctgcctgtgatgctggcatcccatatgggcgccgggttctagtcctggctgctcctcttccagtccgactctctactgtggcccaggaatgcagtggaggatggcccaagtacttgggcccctgcacacctgcatgggagaccaggaggaagcacctggctcctggcttcagatcggtgcagtgctggctgtggcagccatttggggagtgagccaatggaggaaggacccttctctgtctctctcactgtctaactctacctctcaaatgaaaaaaaaaaaaaaagagccttgggtggtcactgatgtcaaaaacacgagtgttaattgttaaatcaacaacaggaatcactgtgtacttactccccgtGTTGGACCTCTCCTTAATGAgttctactatgagaattaacggtaaaacttgtcgTCAAACTatacttttatactttgtgtgtctgtgtgggagtaaactgttgaaatctcttagtatagagttggtcttctgtatataaagtcaattaaaaatgaatcttaatgaagaatggaagagggaataggaggtaggATGAGAGTGGACGTGGGAGGGTGGGaattgggggaaagaaccaccatattcctaaaagctgtacatatgaaatatttgtattcattaaataaaaaccttctaaaaataaacaaaaacaagtaaGTATGTGAACATTTATACCAGCTCAGGTTTTACTGCAAAATAAGTTTGCTGCAACTCTCTAAGATTTCTTTCATTGACTTTATTGATATCAAGATTttagctgtggcatagtgggtaaagctgctgcctgtgataccagcatcccatacaggtgccagttcatgtcctggctgtcctgcttcccatctggctccatattaatggtctggggaaagtagtggaagatgacacaagtgtttgggcctctactacctgtgtgggagacctggatgaaactcctgggaTTGACTTTGtcttggctcagacctggccattgcaatcatcttcaaagtgaaccagcagatggaagaactctcctcccctcttcctctctccctccctctccttttccctgtctttccctctaactttcaaataaataaatcttttaaaaaggtcaAAGGTtgacaataatttaaaaactccTTTCTGCTTACAagttgaaaaaattttgaaaccaccATTCTCTAAAGAAAACACTTCCACAATAATTATCATTTCTTGttattgttgatattttgatgataGTACAAAGTttagctgggattttttttttctggatttctcCATATCAAGTTAGGCTAGAGTGTTTTTGTAACTGAATAAAATCACATAAATGAAGCAAATAGATCATCTGGATTCTATCGGaatcctctctgcctcccattgTGTGAAAGCAACCTTACTGTGTTACTGTGACAGTTGATTTTGGTCTTGGGAAATGGTCTCCTGGAATTGATGCCTACTTACCTCCAAGGACTGGTCCTTTTCATCTACTTTTTGAAAAACCCACTTATAAATCCCAGGCTATCTGCctcaaattttaaagttttaagcaTTATCACAATCATAATAACCTCTGTTAAGCATTTATTGTAGGTCATGTGTGTGCTACTTTCTTTCACAGACTGTCATATCATTTAATCATCATACAACCAGCTATGActgtttccattttatagatgatacTGTGCTTGTTAATTTGATGAAGATTACAAAAGTGGtagcagagtcaggatttgaatccaaAGCCGTTGCACGCTCTACCTTCATATCATGTCGTAGATGTCTGATGGCATTTATCTcctgaaacaaatagaaaacccATGGGATCATTTTTCTCATTGGTGTGGCTGTCCCATCCTTTTGTACCTTGCTTTCAGACAGACCCTTGGAGAAACTTCGTCAGTTAAAGTCCATTTCATCTTCTGccatctctttttcatttttcctcattGAGGTAAGTTtatctatttctccttttttgtaGCTAACCCTCTTAGTTCTCCCTGTGAAGTTGTATTTTCCATACAACTCTTATTCATTCTATCCTCTCTATTCTTCGGACATAATTTATATTTCAGTGTTCTGAAGAGCTGAACAGTGCTTCCAATGGAGGCTTAAAcagtgattttatttgaaaactattacCAATGAAGATGGGATGAGGGAGGAAAGATGGAGAAAAGAGTGTCAGTGGACATGATGTTATAATTATTGGAGGAGGTCTTCATACACTGGAAAGCCTCAGAAAATTTGCAACATAATGGAAAGATCCTAAAGATAGAATACTTATACTGAATTTCCAGAAATACTGATACTGAATGGAATCCAGGTTGTATGATGGTATAACTAGTTCCCACCCTATTCTAAAACATGGAATGTTGCAAAGGGATcatagatatttttatataatattataatggcTGGCATTTGTTATGAGTTTGATATATGCAAGACAATGTTTAAGCAATTAATACATAATTTGTATATGTCACAGACAGTTATCATATCACTGGATTCTAATAGACTAGtgtgctttcccagatcatattTTGGGGCCCTGCCTTTCAGGGGATTTTATGGACCTAGTAAGATTGTCTTGCTAAAACTCATGCAGCCATCTAAACTGATGTGTTAATGTCAGTGGTTGATGAATTAAGGGTAGAGACTTGATCTGACAATGGCCTCTGTAGATGGGACTGATGGGAGGTCTTTGGGTCCTAAGGGCATGTCCTTGGATGGTGGTGAGACATTTGATTACTTCAGTTCAAGTTTAGCCTGGGTTCTCACTCTTCTTCCTGGCCTGCCATATGATCATTGCATTCTGCACCTGTTGTGACTAGCCTCATCAGATGCTGGACCATAGGGACACCCAGTCCTGTAACCTTGACTGTAAGCCGAAATGagccttttattttcaaaaaagctTTTCACAGGTATCTTAAAGTAGCAAAAAAGGACTTAATATGTGTGacattatttgaaagatattagCAATGAAGATgggatggaggaggagaggggaataGAGAGCCGGTGGGCATCATGTTATAATTATCAGGAGTGGCCTTCTCCTAAGAAAGTTTGAAAAATGATAGGACCCTAAAGATAGAAGAATTTTACTgaatttccacaaatattttgattGATAGAATGGGAGGATGTATGATGGTACAACTACTTCCCATTCTATTCCAAAACACAGAATGTTGTGAAGAGATTGTAGAGATGTTTTTGTATAATATTATCATAATGGCTGACATTTATCATGAGCTTGCTATGTGCAAGACATTATTAGCACTTAATACATAAATTAGATGTCACACAACGGTTATCAAATAATTTACTTCTAGCAGATATCCACTTTGCATATAAAAAATCCAAGGCATAGAAAGATTAGAGTACTCTCCCCAGGGTTGGTAACTGGGGGTCTGAGCCTTCAGGCAAGCAGTTCACTGCATAAGTCGGGACATGGGAGGTATGAACCAGATATTTCAAAGGAGGAGGAATGAAGACACTTCCAGAGAGGGGAGAAGTATTTTTAACTTCAGATATTTGTAATCacaatttgtttttaatgaaaaataagaggAATTCTCACCTTCTAGCAAGCTCTTCCTGCTAATTGCCAGTCTCCTTTCTGCTCATCAGTTGGTGAGCATGCGTGAGGACAGAGCTGTGCTTTCTTTTGCCTTCCTCACAGGATTAAATATAGTGACTGCAGATAGTCGGTGCTTCACATGTAATTGTTGAATTAATGATGAAATTCCTAGGGCATAGTAAAATATACATTCTACTCTGTTCTCCTAGTTAGCGTTCTCAGGGCCTGTTTCATGTCTTTATTCCTAAGGCTGTATATGAAAGGGTTCAGCATAGGGGTGACTACTGTGTAGATGACGGTGACCACACGATCCTTTGTCACTGAGTAGGTGGATGAGGGGCGAATATATACAGATATTATGGTACCATAGAACAGTGCCACGACTGTGAGATGGGACCCACAGGTGGAGAAGACCTTGTACCTGCCTCCGCCTGAAGGAACCCTGAGAACAGCACGCGTTATGTGGATGTAAGAGATGATAATGAAGATAAAAGGACTCATGATCACAAAGGAACCCTCCGTGAAGGCCAAAAGCTCATTGATGGAGGTATCAGAACAGGAGAGCGTTAGCAGTGGCTGGACATCACAAAAGAAGTGGTGGATGATGTTGGGCCCACAGAAGGAGAGACGGGCCATGAGAATTGTGTGGGTGAGTGAGTGGAGGTGGGACACCATCCAGGATGCTACCACCAGCAGGAGACAGCGCCTGGGGCTCATCGTCGAGGTGTAATGTAGTGGGTTGCAGATGGCTACGTAGCGGTcaatggccatggcagccaggagGAAGCTGTCAGTGATTCCAAAGGCCACAAAGAAATACATCTGGGTGATGCACTGGGGAAAGAGGATGGTCTTTTTCTGTGCTAGCATGTTCATTAACATCTGTGGCACAATGACAGTAGTAAAGCAGATGTCAACCAAGGACaggttggaaaggaggaagtacaTGGGAGTGTGGAGGCGAACAtccccccatatggctgcaatgatgACTGAGTTGCCAACCACATTGACGAGGTACATGGCCAGGAAGGTAGCAAAGAGCCACACCTGTTGTTTGGGGTCAGTAGTCAGTCCTAGAAGGAGGAATTCAGTCATGTGACTCTGGTTTCCTCTTGGCGTTGCAGTCCTGCAGACaaaaagaattaggaaaaaaCATTAGGTGTGTGTCCTGGCCTGCGTCTTCAATCTTACAGTTTGTACACCGTATAGGAGGAGCCATTCATGTACACTGCCATACATGTAGTCTGTGGTGCAGCTTCACAGGATTGGTGTTGACACACTCTGATTTCACTTGCAACTTCACAACCGGCTAATTAAATGAACTTGAATAAGGTTCTCTTGTTGTCCAAAAGACAAAACTTGTCATATCCAGGTTCTTAGGCTGTTTTGAGGACAGGTGTtcagaaaataatcattttgCTCAACTTCTGAAAG
This DNA window, taken from Lepus europaeus isolate LE1 chromosome 12, mLepTim1.pri, whole genome shotgun sequence, encodes the following:
- the LOC133770910 gene encoding olfactory receptor 1L4-like, whose protein sequence is MANEVEGKMPGTLTGYPGGQHSLSETATPRGNQSHMTEFLLLGLTTDPKQQVWLFATFLAMYLVNVVGNSVIIAAIWGDVRLHTPMYFLLSNLSLVDICFTTVIVPQMLMNMLAQKKTILFPQCITQMYFFVAFGITDSFLLAAMAIDRYVAICNPLHYTSTMSPRRCLLLVVASWMVSHLHSLTHTILMARLSFCGPNIIHHFFCDVQPLLTLSCSDTSINELLAFTEGSFVIMSPFIFIIISYIHITRAVLRVPSGGGRYKVFSTCGSHLTVVALFYGTIISVYIRPSSTYSVTKDRVVTVIYTVVTPMLNPFIYSLRNKDMKQALRTLTRRTE